Proteins found in one Lycium ferocissimum isolate CSIRO_LF1 chromosome 6, AGI_CSIRO_Lferr_CH_V1, whole genome shotgun sequence genomic segment:
- the LOC132059207 gene encoding cytochrome c oxidase assembly protein COX15, producing the protein MLESRLITFLRRNKDLGHKISSNLGKWGFTETKISNEASFSILNQKRCLYSSRNIIRRTFVNYGLRSFHQLNHKGVHRTSFRKISTVAAASVAENKEGLKFLVTAGPHARKAVGIWLFASAAWVFSMVVLGGVTRLTRSGLSMTDWKFTGSLPPLTDEDWLVEFEKYKQSPEYKRVNKGMNIEDFKFIYWMEYAHRMWGRGLGIMFALPFSYFLRKGYITVRLGLRLSGLFALGAGQGLIGWWMVKSGLEEPASEYVEPRVSPYRLSAHLTSAFAIYCGLFWTALSVVMPEPPAESLACVRGAAKVKRLAIPVGILVGITAISGAFVAGNDAGRAFNTFPKMGDKWIPDDIFSMKPLIRNFFENTSTVQLDHRILATATLAAIGGLWLSTRKVDMHPAVRHLIGSTMGMAALQVTLGISTLLSYVPVSLGTAHQAGALTLLTFMILLNHTVRRPSPSLLKALPTVAKMV; encoded by the exons ATGTTAGAAAGCAGATTGATTACATTTCTAAGGCGAAATAAAGATTTGGGTCATAAAATTTCATCAAATCTTGGAAAATGGGGTTTTACAGAAACCAAGATTTCAAATGAAGCTTCATTTTCGATATTGAACCAGAAAAGGTGTTTATATTCTAGCAGAAATATAATTAGAAGAACATTTGTTAACTATGGTTTAAGATCCTTTCATCAACTTAATCACAAG GGTGTGCATAGAACATCTTTCAGAAAAATTTCCACGGTGGCAGCAGCTTCTGTAGCTGAAAACAAGGAGGGATTGAAGTTCCTTGTAACTGCTGGACCCCATGCCCGGAAAGCGGTTGGCATATGGCTCTTTGCCTCTGCTGCTTGGGTCTTCAGTATGGTTGTGCTTGGTGGTGTAACACGGTTGACACGTTCCGGTCTTTCAATGACAGACTGGAAATTCACCGGGAGCCTTCCTCCTCTAACAGATGAAGATTGGTTGGTTGAATTTGAGAAGTACAAGCAATCCCCAGAATACAAACG TGTGAACAAGGGGATGAACATTGAGGATTTCAAGTTTATATATTGGATGGAATATGCACACAGAATGTGGGGAAGGGGTCTTGGTATAATGTTTGCACTTCCATTCTCATATTTTCTCCGTAAAGGATATATAACAGTAAGACTTGGACTTAGACTCTCTGGACTCTTTGCTCTTGGTGCTGGACAGGGGCTCATAGGTTGGTGGATGGTGAAAAGTGGTTTAGAG GAGCCAGCATCAGAGTATGTTGAACCAAGAGTAAGCCCTTACCGCCTTTCAGCTCATCTTACCTCCGCGTTTGCTATTTATTGTGGACTTTTCTGGACGGCTCTTTCTGTTGTTATGCCTGAACCTCCAGCTGAATCACTTGCCTGTGTTCGTGGGGCCGCAAAAGTTAAGCGGCTTGCAATTCCCGTGGGCATCCTTGTTGGAATTACTGCTATCTCTGGAGCTTTTGTTGCTGGAAATGACGCT GGACGGGCATTTAATACTTTTCCAAAGATGGGAGATAAATGGATTCCAGATGATATCTTTAGTATGAAACCTCTTATCCGCAACTTTTTTGAGAATACATCAACAGTTCAG CTTGATCATCGTATACTCGCCACTGCTACTTTAGCTGCAATAGGCGGATTATGGTTGTCAACCAGAAAGGTGGATATGCATCCTGCAGTACGACATTTAATTGGAAGCACCATGGGCATGGCTGCTCTGCAG GTTACATTGGGCATATCTACTCTTCTTTCCTACGTCCCAGTTTCTCTAGGAACTGCTCATCAGGCAGGAGCATTGACTCTTTTAACATTCATGATCCTGCTCAATCACACTGTCCGGCGACCTTCCCCATCACTTCTGAAGGCATTACCTACAGTCGCGAAAATGGTCTGA
- the LOC132059208 gene encoding protein trichome birefringence-like 36 produces MAKNPLLLHFLLFLVLVLSLFSGISSQYALEELTWLDDNDDEISMFHNRHSAMRKCDLTSGKWVFDQSYPLYDSSCPYLSTAVTCTKNGRPDSDYEKWRWKPHGCDIPRFNALEFLGRMRKKRIMLVGDSIMRNQWESLVCLVQSVIPMARKTVTYVGPTMAFHAMDFETTIEFCWAPFLVELKKGPENKRILHLDMIEENAKYWRGADVLVFDSAHWWTHSDKYSSWDLIMEGNNFYRNMNPMVAYEKGLMTWAKWVDLNLDPRKTRVLFRSMSPRHNRENGWKCFNQREPLESFSHPHVPEPLLVLKEILRRMSFPVSFQDITTMTALRRDGHPSVYNKFVSQTGKQHLGDYKSDCSHWCLPGVPDTWNEMLNVML; encoded by the exons ATGGCAAAGAATCCATTGTTACTACActttttgttgtttcttgttcttgttttgaGCTTATTTTCTGGGATTTCATCTCAGTATGCGTTGGAGGAACTTACATGGTtagatgacaatgatgatgaaatTTCTATGTTTCATAACCGGCATTCTGCTATGAGGAAATGTGATTTAACTTCTGGAAAATGGGTTTTTGACCAATCTTATCCTCTTTATGATTCGAGCTGTCCTTATCTTAGTACTGCTGTAACTTGTACCAAGAATGGCCGTCCTGATTCTGACTATGAAAAGTGGAGGTGGAAACCCCATGGTTGTGACATTCCCAG GTTTAATgcattggaatttcttggaaGGATGAGGAAGAAGAGAATAATGCTTGTGGGTGATTCTATAATGAGGAATCAATGGGAATCTCTTGTTTGTCTAGTTCAATCTGTTATCCCTATGGCTAGAAAAACAGTAACCTATGTTGGCCCTACTATGGCCTTCCATGCTATG GATTTTGAGACAACAATAGAGTTCTGCTGGGCTCCTTTCTTGGTGGAACTGAAGAAAGGACCAGAAAACAAGAGAATATTGCATCTGGACATGATTGAAGAGAATGCAAAGTATTGGAGAGGAGCTGATGTTCTTGTTTTTGATTCAGCTCATTGGTGGACTCACTCTGATAAATATAGTTC GTGGGATTTGATCATGGAAGGAAACAATTTCTATAGAAACATGAACCCGATGGTTGCCTATGAGAAAGGACTTATGACATGGGCTAAATGGGTAGACTTGAATCTTGATCCCCGAAAAACTCGAGTTTTGTTCAGAAGCATGTCACCTCGACATAACAG ggaaaatggatggaaatgcttcaACCAGAGGGAGCCTCTGGAGTCCTTTAGCCATCCGCATGTACCAGAACCACTGCTAGTGCTAAAAGAGATTTTAAGAAGAATGAGTTTTCCTGTATCATTCCAGGATATAACAACAATGACAGCTCTTCGAAGAGACGGACATCCTTCTGTCTATAATAAGTTTGTTAGCCAAACAGGTAAGCAGCACTTAGGAGACTATAAATCTGATTGTAGCCATTGGTGCCTTCCtggagtacccgatacttggaACGAAATGCTGAATGTCATGCTCTAG
- the LOC132059210 gene encoding ACT domain-containing protein ACR12, translated as MAIANAFFTSLRSSAISDADPGIFSPTPVNSSPVFHAFSSSNINTSRLKMYTVSCTLDSVNSWSPALKDKEESVSVPLPVVQIIQDPECDATTVEISFGDRLGLLIDTMKALKDLGLDVVKGIVTTQDSVKKTKFLITRLDTGRKVEDPDLLENIRLTIISNLIKYHPESSERLAMGEAFGIKAPEKKPDVDIATHIHVKDDGPKRSMLYLETADRSGLLIQVVKIMADINIDVESAEIDTEGLIAKDKFYVSYGGAALNSSLSQVLVNCLRYFLRRPETDEDSY; from the exons ATGGCTATCGCTAACGCTTTCTTCACTTCACTTCGATCATCGGCGATCTCCGACGCCGATCCCGGCATCTTCTCTCCGACGCCGGTGAACTCCTCTCCCGTCTTTCACGCATTTTCCAGTTCAAACATCAACACTTCTCGCCTGAAAAT GTATACTGTTTCTTGCACTCTTGACAGTGTTAATAGTTGGTCACCAGCATTA AAAGATAAGGAGGAGTCTGTTTCTGTTCCTTTGCCAGTTGTTCAGATAATTCAAGATCCTGAATGCGATGCAACCACTGTGGAAATTAGCTTTGGTGATCGGCTAGGTCTTCTCATTGACACG ATGAAGGCACTCAAAGACTTGGGCTTGGATGTTGTGAAAGGAATTGTTACGACCCAGGATTCAGTGAAAAAGACAAAGTTTCTCATTACGCGACT GGATACTGGGCGCAAAGTTGAGGATCCTGATTTATTGGAGAACATCCGTTTGACCATAATCAGCAACCTTATCAAGTATCACCCA GAGTCCAGCGAGCGGCTTGCTATGGGTGAGGCTTTTGGAATTAAAGCACCAGAAAAGAAG CCTGATGTTGATATTGCGACTCATATCCATGTCAAAGATGATGGACCCAAGAGGAG TATGCTGTATCTTGAAACAGCTGATCGATCTGGTTTGCTGATTCAAGTCGTCAAAATAATGGCTGATATTAACATTGATGTTGAATCAGCAGAGATTGATACAGAA GGTCTAATTGCGAAGGACAAGTTCTATGTCAGTTACGGAGGGGCAGCATTAAATAGTTCTTTGTCTCAG GTGCTTGTAAACTGCCTGCGCTACTTCCTTAGGAGGCCTGAAACAGATGAAGATAGTTACTAA
- the LOC132059211 gene encoding germin-like protein subfamily 3 member 2, with translation MIPSQMIVFLFIFLQNYIGLAYDSDPVNDYCIPREEFSSIFLSCKNSSLVKVEDFIYSGIKDPGNFKHTGFSSIPVSSTVFPGLNTLGMSFVRADFDVGGVNVPHFHPRATETAFVLEGKIYSGFVDSGNRVFAKVLEKGEVMVFPKGLVHFQMNVGDLPATILGSFNSQNPGLVKIPSALFGTGIKEELLMKAFGLSDKEIAKLRKFVPQ, from the coding sequence ATGATTCCTTCTCAAATGATagtttttctatttatttttcttcaaaactatATAGGCCTAGCATATGATTCTGATCCGGTTAATGACTATTGTATACCAAGGGAAGAATTTTCTTCAATCTTCCTTTCTTGCAAGAATTCATCGTTGGTCAAAGTCGAAGATTTTATCTATTCGGGTATTAAAGATCCCGGGAACTTTAAACACACTGGATTTTCATCCATTCCAGTGAGCTCCACTGTCTTTCCTGGACTGAATACATTAGGCATGTCGTTTGTGCGTGCTGATTTTGATGTTGGTGGTGTGAACGTGCCACATTTTCATCCAAGAGCAACAGAGACTGCATTCGTGCTTGAGGGGAAAATTTATTCGGGGTTTGTTGATTCAGGAAACAGAGTTTTTGCTAAAGTTCTTGAGAAAGGAGAAGTTATGGTGTTTCCAAAAGGTTTAGTTCACTTCCAGATGAATGTTGGCGACTTGCCAGCAACTATTTTGGGAAGTTTTAACAGCCAAAATCCCGGATTAGTGAAAATCCCATCTGCTCTTTTTGGAACAGGAATCAAAGAGGAGTTGTTGATGAAGGCTTTTGGATTGAGTGACAAGGAAATTGCTAAATTGAGGAAGTTTGTTCCTCAATAG